Proteins encoded within one genomic window of Gadus chalcogrammus isolate NIFS_2021 chromosome 6, NIFS_Gcha_1.0, whole genome shotgun sequence:
- the LOC130384952 gene encoding protein argonaute-3 isoform X2, whose protein sequence is MDTGTTATVAVEAQALFQVPRRPGFGSAGKPIRLLANCFQVDIPQMDVYLYQVDITPEKCPRRVNREVVDSMVKHFKVTIFGDRRPVYDGKRSLYTANPLPLAAAGVDLDVTLPGEGGKDRPFKVSIKLVSNVSWHTLHDVLAGHGTPDPLELDKPISTNPVHAVDVVLRHLPSIKYTPVGRSFFSPPEGYDHPLGGGREVWFGFHQSVRPAMWKMMLNIDVSATAFYKAQQVVRFMCEVLDIHNIDEQPRPLTDSHRVKFTKEIKGLKVEVTHCGTMRRKYRVCNVTRRPASHQTFPLQLENGQTVERTVAQYFKDKYSLQLKYPHLPCLQVGQEQKHTYLPLEVCNIVAGQRCIKKLTDNQTSTMIKATARSAPDRQEEISRLVRSANYEADPFVQEFRFKVRDEMSQVTGRVLPPPMLQYGGRSRTVATPSQGVWDMRGKQFHTGVEVKMWAIACFATQRQCREEILKGFTDQLRKISKDAGMPIQGQPCFCKYAQGADSVEPMFRHLKNTYAGLQLIIVILPGKTPVYAEVKRVGDTLLGMATQCVQVKNVVKTSPQTLSNLCLKINVKLGGINNILVPHQRPSVFQQPVIFLGADVTHPPAGDGKKPSIAAVVGSMDAHPSRYCATVRVQRPRQEVIQDLSSMVRELLIQFYKSTRYKPTRIIFYRDGVSEGQFRQVLYYELLAIREACISLEKDYQPGITYIVVQKRHHTRLFCADRNERVGRSGNIPAGTTVDTDITHPSEFDFYLCSHAGIQGTSRPSHYHVLWDDNCFTADDFQVLTYQLCHTYVRCTRSVSIPAPAYYAHLVAFRARYHLVDKEHDSAEGSHVSGQSNGRDPQALAKAVQIHHDTLRTMYFA, encoded by the exons ATGGACACCGGAACAACAG caacgGTAGCGGTGGAGGCCCAGGCTCTGTTCCAGGTGCCCAGGCGCCCGGGCTTCGGTTCAGCAGGGAAGCCCATCAGGCTCCTGGCTAACTGCTTCCAGGTGGACATCCCCCAGATGGACGTCTACCTGTACCAGGTGGACATCACGCCTGAGAAGTGTCCTCGCAGGGTCAACAG GGAGGTGGTCGACTCTATGGTGAAGCACTTCAAGGTGACCATCTTCGGGGACCGGAGGCCGGTCTACGATGGGAAGAGGAGCCTGTACACAGCTAACCCTCTACCTCTAGCAGCAGCCGGG GTGGACCTGGATGTCACTCTaccaggggaaggggggaaagACCGGCCCTTCAAGGTGTCCATTAAGTTGGTCTCCAACGTGAGTTGGCACACATTGCACGATGTGCTGGCGGGGCACGGTACCCCAGACCCCCTGGAACTGGACAAGCCCATCAGCACCAACCCTGTTCACGCCGTCGACGTGGTGCTCAGACACCTGCCCTCCATCAA gtacaCACCCGTGGGCCGTTCGTTCTTCTCCCCTCCAGAAGGTTATGACCACCCGCTGGGCGGGGGAAGAGAGGTGTGGTTCGGCTTCCATCAGTCCGTCCGCCCCGCCATGTGGAAGATGATGCTCAACATCGATG tgtctgcCACAGCGTTTTACAAGGCCCAGCAGGTGGTCCGGTTCATGTGTGAGGTTCTGGACATCCACAACATCGATGAGCAACCCCGGCCCCTCACAGACTCCCACCGGGTCAAGTTCACCAAGGAGATCAAag gtCTGAAGGTAGAGGTGACCCACTGTGGGACGATGAGGAGGAAGTACCGTGTGTGTAATGTCACTCGCCGCCCGGCCAGCCACCAGAC CTTCCCCCTGCAGCTAGAGAACGGGCAGACGGTGGAGCGCACGGTGGCTCAGTACTTCAAAGACAAGTACAGCCTGCAGCTGAAGTACCCCCACCTGCCCTGTCTGCAGGTGGGCCAGGAGCAGAAACACACCTACCTGCCCCTGGAG GTGTGTAACATTGTAGCAGGCCAGCGCTGCATCAAGAAGCTGACTGATAACCAGACCTCGACGATGATCAAGGCCACGGCTCGCTCTGCCCccgacagacaggaagagatcAGCCGGCTG GTGCGCAGCGCCAACTACGAAGCGGACCCCTTCGTCCAGGAGTTCAGGTTCAAGGTGCGGGACGAGATGTCCCAGGTGACGGGGCGCGTGCTGCCCCCACCCATGCTGCAGTATGGAGGTCGG AGCCGTACGGTGGCGACCCCCAGCCAGGGTGTGTGGGACATGCGGGGGAAGCAGTTCCACACCGGGGTGGAGGTCAAGATGTGGGCCATTGCCTGTTTCGCCACGCAGAGACAGTGCAGAGAGGAGATCCTCAA GGGCTTCACGGACCAGCTGCGCAAGATCTCAAAGGACGCTGGGATGCCCATCCAGGGCCAGCCGTGCTTCTGTAAATACGCCCAGGGGGCCGACAGCGTGGAGCCCATGTTCAGACACCTGAAGAACACCTACGCCGGCCTGCAgctcatcatcgtcatcctgCCCGGGAAGACCCCCGTCTACG cggAGGTGAAGCGTGTGGGAGACACCCTCCTGGGCATGGCCACGCAGTGTGTCCAGGTGAAGAACGTGGTGAAGACGTCTCCCCAGACGCTGTCCAACCTCTGCCTCAAGATCAACGTCAAGCTGGGAGGAATCAACAACATCCTGGTCCCTCACCAACG GCCCTCGGTGTTCCAGCAGCCTGTAATCTTCCTGGGAGCCGACGTCACACATCCCCCGGCTGGGGACGGCAAGAAGCCCTCCATTGCAGCG GTGGTGGGCAGTATGGACGCCCACCCCAGCAGGTACTGCGCTACGGTGCGTGTCCAGAGGCCCAGGCAGGAGGTGATCCAGGACCTCTCCTCTATGGTGCGAGAGCTGCTGATCCAGTTCTACAAGTCGACCCGCTACAAGCCCACCAGGATCATCTTCTACCGGGACGGGGTGTCCGAGGGACAGTTCAGACAG GTGCTGTACTACGAGCTGCTGGCGATCCGGGAGGCCTGCATCAGCCTGGAGAAGGACTACCAGCCCGGCATCACCTACATCGTGGTCCAGAAACGCCATCACACCCGCCTCTTCTGTGCTGACCGCAATGAGAGG GTCGGGCGCAGTGGCAACATCCCCGCCGGCACCACGGTAGACACGGACATCACCCACCCCTCCGAGTTTGACTTCTACCTCTGCAGCCACGCCGGGATACAG GGTACCAGTCGGCCCTCGCACTACCACGTCCTCTGGGACGACAACTGCTTCACCGCCGACGACTTCCAGGTCCTCACCTACCAGCTGTGCCACACGTACGTCCGCTGCACGCGCTCCGTGTCCATCCCCGCGCCGGCCTACTACGCTCACCTGGTTGCCTTCCGCGCCCGCTACCACCTGGTGGACAAGGAGCACGACAG tgCGGAGGGCAGCCATGTCTCTGGTCAGAGCAACGGCCGGGACCCTCAGGCGCTGGCCAAGGCGGTCCAGATCCACCACGACACCCTGAGGACCATGTACTtcgcctga
- the LOC130384952 gene encoding protein argonaute-3 isoform X1 gives MDTGTTATVAVEAQALFQVPRRPGFGSAGKPIRLLANCFQVDIPQMDVYLYQVDITPEKCPRRVNREVVDSMVKHFKVTIFGDRRPVYDGKRSLYTANPLPLAAAGVDLDVTLPGEGGKDRPFKVSIKLVSNVSWHTLHDVLAGHGTPDPLELDKPISTNPVHAVDVVLRHLPSIKYTPVGRSFFSPPEGYDHPLGGGREVWFGFHQSVRPAMWKMMLNIDVSATAFYKAQQVVRFMCEVLDIHNIDEQPRPLTDSHRVKFTKEIKGLKVEVTHCGTMRRKYRVCNVTRRPASHQTFPLQLENGQTVERTVAQYFKDKYSLQLKYPHLPCLQVGQEQKHTYLPLEVCNIVAGQRCIKKLTDNQTSTMIKATARSAPDRQEEISRLVRSANYEADPFVQEFRFKVRDEMSQVTGRVLPPPMLQYGGRVSTENYLSRTVATPSQGVWDMRGKQFHTGVEVKMWAIACFATQRQCREEILKGFTDQLRKISKDAGMPIQGQPCFCKYAQGADSVEPMFRHLKNTYAGLQLIIVILPGKTPVYAEVKRVGDTLLGMATQCVQVKNVVKTSPQTLSNLCLKINVKLGGINNILVPHQRPSVFQQPVIFLGADVTHPPAGDGKKPSIAAVVGSMDAHPSRYCATVRVQRPRQEVIQDLSSMVRELLIQFYKSTRYKPTRIIFYRDGVSEGQFRQVLYYELLAIREACISLEKDYQPGITYIVVQKRHHTRLFCADRNERVGRSGNIPAGTTVDTDITHPSEFDFYLCSHAGIQGTSRPSHYHVLWDDNCFTADDFQVLTYQLCHTYVRCTRSVSIPAPAYYAHLVAFRARYHLVDKEHDSAEGSHVSGQSNGRDPQALAKAVQIHHDTLRTMYFA, from the exons ATGGACACCGGAACAACAG caacgGTAGCGGTGGAGGCCCAGGCTCTGTTCCAGGTGCCCAGGCGCCCGGGCTTCGGTTCAGCAGGGAAGCCCATCAGGCTCCTGGCTAACTGCTTCCAGGTGGACATCCCCCAGATGGACGTCTACCTGTACCAGGTGGACATCACGCCTGAGAAGTGTCCTCGCAGGGTCAACAG GGAGGTGGTCGACTCTATGGTGAAGCACTTCAAGGTGACCATCTTCGGGGACCGGAGGCCGGTCTACGATGGGAAGAGGAGCCTGTACACAGCTAACCCTCTACCTCTAGCAGCAGCCGGG GTGGACCTGGATGTCACTCTaccaggggaaggggggaaagACCGGCCCTTCAAGGTGTCCATTAAGTTGGTCTCCAACGTGAGTTGGCACACATTGCACGATGTGCTGGCGGGGCACGGTACCCCAGACCCCCTGGAACTGGACAAGCCCATCAGCACCAACCCTGTTCACGCCGTCGACGTGGTGCTCAGACACCTGCCCTCCATCAA gtacaCACCCGTGGGCCGTTCGTTCTTCTCCCCTCCAGAAGGTTATGACCACCCGCTGGGCGGGGGAAGAGAGGTGTGGTTCGGCTTCCATCAGTCCGTCCGCCCCGCCATGTGGAAGATGATGCTCAACATCGATG tgtctgcCACAGCGTTTTACAAGGCCCAGCAGGTGGTCCGGTTCATGTGTGAGGTTCTGGACATCCACAACATCGATGAGCAACCCCGGCCCCTCACAGACTCCCACCGGGTCAAGTTCACCAAGGAGATCAAag gtCTGAAGGTAGAGGTGACCCACTGTGGGACGATGAGGAGGAAGTACCGTGTGTGTAATGTCACTCGCCGCCCGGCCAGCCACCAGAC CTTCCCCCTGCAGCTAGAGAACGGGCAGACGGTGGAGCGCACGGTGGCTCAGTACTTCAAAGACAAGTACAGCCTGCAGCTGAAGTACCCCCACCTGCCCTGTCTGCAGGTGGGCCAGGAGCAGAAACACACCTACCTGCCCCTGGAG GTGTGTAACATTGTAGCAGGCCAGCGCTGCATCAAGAAGCTGACTGATAACCAGACCTCGACGATGATCAAGGCCACGGCTCGCTCTGCCCccgacagacaggaagagatcAGCCGGCTG GTGCGCAGCGCCAACTACGAAGCGGACCCCTTCGTCCAGGAGTTCAGGTTCAAGGTGCGGGACGAGATGTCCCAGGTGACGGGGCGCGTGCTGCCCCCACCCATGCTGCAGTATGGAGGTCGGGTGAGCACCGAAAACTACCTG AGCCGTACGGTGGCGACCCCCAGCCAGGGTGTGTGGGACATGCGGGGGAAGCAGTTCCACACCGGGGTGGAGGTCAAGATGTGGGCCATTGCCTGTTTCGCCACGCAGAGACAGTGCAGAGAGGAGATCCTCAA GGGCTTCACGGACCAGCTGCGCAAGATCTCAAAGGACGCTGGGATGCCCATCCAGGGCCAGCCGTGCTTCTGTAAATACGCCCAGGGGGCCGACAGCGTGGAGCCCATGTTCAGACACCTGAAGAACACCTACGCCGGCCTGCAgctcatcatcgtcatcctgCCCGGGAAGACCCCCGTCTACG cggAGGTGAAGCGTGTGGGAGACACCCTCCTGGGCATGGCCACGCAGTGTGTCCAGGTGAAGAACGTGGTGAAGACGTCTCCCCAGACGCTGTCCAACCTCTGCCTCAAGATCAACGTCAAGCTGGGAGGAATCAACAACATCCTGGTCCCTCACCAACG GCCCTCGGTGTTCCAGCAGCCTGTAATCTTCCTGGGAGCCGACGTCACACATCCCCCGGCTGGGGACGGCAAGAAGCCCTCCATTGCAGCG GTGGTGGGCAGTATGGACGCCCACCCCAGCAGGTACTGCGCTACGGTGCGTGTCCAGAGGCCCAGGCAGGAGGTGATCCAGGACCTCTCCTCTATGGTGCGAGAGCTGCTGATCCAGTTCTACAAGTCGACCCGCTACAAGCCCACCAGGATCATCTTCTACCGGGACGGGGTGTCCGAGGGACAGTTCAGACAG GTGCTGTACTACGAGCTGCTGGCGATCCGGGAGGCCTGCATCAGCCTGGAGAAGGACTACCAGCCCGGCATCACCTACATCGTGGTCCAGAAACGCCATCACACCCGCCTCTTCTGTGCTGACCGCAATGAGAGG GTCGGGCGCAGTGGCAACATCCCCGCCGGCACCACGGTAGACACGGACATCACCCACCCCTCCGAGTTTGACTTCTACCTCTGCAGCCACGCCGGGATACAG GGTACCAGTCGGCCCTCGCACTACCACGTCCTCTGGGACGACAACTGCTTCACCGCCGACGACTTCCAGGTCCTCACCTACCAGCTGTGCCACACGTACGTCCGCTGCACGCGCTCCGTGTCCATCCCCGCGCCGGCCTACTACGCTCACCTGGTTGCCTTCCGCGCCCGCTACCACCTGGTGGACAAGGAGCACGACAG tgCGGAGGGCAGCCATGTCTCTGGTCAGAGCAACGGCCGGGACCCTCAGGCGCTGGCCAAGGCGGTCCAGATCCACCACGACACCCTGAGGACCATGTACTtcgcctga